One segment of Rattus norvegicus strain BN/NHsdMcwi chromosome 16, GRCr8, whole genome shotgun sequence DNA contains the following:
- the LOC134482362 gene encoding elongin-C-like — translation MTASRPRQETSKFLWDQVEFYKNIMDGEEKTYGGCEGPDAMYVKLISSDGHEFIVKREHALTSGTIKAMLSGPGQFAENETNEVNFREIPSHVLSKVCMYFTYKVRYTNSSTEIPEFPIAPEIALELLMAVNFLDC, via the coding sequence ATGACTGCTTCTCGGCCTCGCCAGGAAACTAGTAAGTTCCTCTGGGATCAAGTAGAATTTTATAAGAACATAatggatggagaggagaaaacCTATGGTGGCTGTGAAGGCCCTGATGCCATGTATGTGAAATTAATATCTTCTGATGGTCATGAATTTAttgtaaaaagagaacatgcattAACATCAGGAACAATAAAGGCCATGTTGAGTGGTCCAGGTCAGTTTGCGGAGAATGAAACCAATGAGGTCAACTTTAGAGAGATCCCTTCACATGTGCTATCGAAAGTGTGCATGTATTTTACCTACAAGGTCCGCTATACTAACAGCTCCACTGAAATTCCTGAATTCCCAATTGCACCTGAAATTGCACTGGAACTGCTGATGGCCGTGAACTTCTTAGATtgttaa